One Alcaligenes ammonioxydans DNA segment encodes these proteins:
- a CDS encoding H-NS histone family protein translates to MRKEFNSITEIKNEIARLQRDADKLKQKTRSKVISDILRSMKEHDLTPEDIAQAFHKNPLKTKAVSKIRYQHPDGHTWTGRGRTPTWIKQIESEGRSREDFAVSSN, encoded by the coding sequence ATGAGAAAAGAATTTAATTCCATCACCGAAATAAAAAATGAAATTGCTCGACTGCAACGTGATGCCGATAAATTGAAACAGAAAACAAGATCTAAAGTAATCAGCGATATTCTTCGCTCGATGAAGGAGCACGACCTAACACCTGAAGATATTGCCCAGGCGTTTCACAAAAACCCGTTAAAGACGAAAGCAGTATCGAAAATCAGGTATCAGCACCCAGATGGTCATACGTGGACTGGTAGAGGACGCACGCCGACATGGATCAAGCAAATTGAATCGGAAGGCCGTTCCCGTGAAGACTTTGCTGTTAGCAGTAATTGA